The Flavobacterium sp. 102 genomic interval TCCCGGGAAAAAAGTTGTGGTGGGCATCACCAATATGGTAATTGCCGATGTGCCAACGCCAATTGCGTTACCGTTTGCCTTTTTCCCAATGTCTGACAAAGCGCGTTCGGGTTTGATTATTCCAACCTATAACGACAGTAATACTCGTGGTTTTTCGCTACAAAATGGCGGTTATTATTTTGCCTTGAGTGAGAATTACGACTTAGCGATTTTAGGCGATTATTATACCAACGGTAGTTATGGTTTTCGATTTGAATCGTCTTATGCCAAAAAATATAAGTTCCTCGGAAATGTGAACATTCGATTTGAAAATTTAATCCAAAGCGAAAGAGGTTATCCCGACTATTCTAGAGCCAACAATTATAACATTCAATGGTCACACTCTAAAGACGGAAAGTCGAATCCGAACTCAAGATTTTCTGCTTCGGTAAACTTAGGAAGTAGTCAGTATTTCCGCCAATCTTTAAATCAGATGAACGTGAGTTCAGGGTTGAATAATACTTTGAGTTCTTCGATTTCGTATTCTAAGACCTTCAATTCCGTTCCGCAAGTCAACCTCTCATTGACTGCAACCCATTCGCAAAATACCAATACGGAACAAATCAATATGACTTTGCCTACTTTGCAATTGAGTGTCGATAGGATTTTCCCGTTTGCGCCAAAAGAAGGTATCAAAAAAGGATTTTTCAAAAACATCAATCTACAATATAACCTAAGAGGTGAAAACAGAATTGAAACCACTGATTCACTTTTCTTCAAATCTGAAATGTTCCGCGATGCTAAAGTAGGTTTCCAACACAGTATTCCGTTGAGTACCAACTTTAAAATTTTCAAATACTTTAGTGCTTCTACTTCGGTGAATTATAATGAGGTTTGGTATTTAAAAACCATCAGAAAAGAATATGACGCCAATACAAATGAAGTAGTTGACACAGACATTCAAGGGTTTGATGCTTTTAGAACCTATTCGTTTTCTGCAGGTCTAGGAACTACGATTTACGGAACTTTTAATTTTGGCGAAAATAAAAAAATTCAAGCGATTCGCCATGTCATGAGACCCAACGTTTCTTACAGTTACACGCCGAGTTTTGAGAAATATTATGACACCTATGATCCGAATGGCAGCGGCACAATGCTAAAAGAGTACACCCGTTTTGATGGCGGTATTTTTGGTGCACCGGGGAAAAATATGTCAAACAACGTTGGCTTTAACCTGAGTAATACTTTTGAAGCTAAAGTAACCGATAAAGATTCAACCGCAACAGAACCCAAGAAAGTCATGTTGCTAAACAACCTGAATTTCTCAACCAGTTATGATATCACAGCCGATTCCTTGCGCTGGTCACCAATGCGTGTTAGTGGTGGAACACAGATACTGAATCAGAAGATGAATATCAATTTTGCCGCAACGCTTGATCCGTATGCCATTAACAATTCAGGACAAAGAATCGATACTTGGAATATTGACAATGGCGGAAGTTTGTTCAGAATGACGAGTGCCAATATGACTTTGAACTACTCTTTTTCGAGCAAAGACATGAATGGTGATAAAGAGAAGAAAAACGAACAAGGGAAACGAAATGGTGGTCGCGAAGATGACTTATTTGGAACCAATACCGATTTGAGTGACCGACGCCAGAGCCAATTTGAGGAAGATGATGGCGAAGAAAAACCACCAACAGAGTTTTTTAAATATGAATTGCCTTGGGACATGACTTTAGCCTATTCCCTAACCTATTCTAATAACAACCGAGAACAAGAAATCACCGGAAATTCGGTAATGATTTCGATGAATACCGATTTGACGCCTAAATGGAAAATTGGGGTATCTACGGGTTACGACTTTGTACAAAGAGGTGTGACTTTTACCCAATTCAGATTTGAAAGAGATTTGCTGAGTTGGCGTATGGATTTCAACTGGGTTCCTTTTGGTGACAGTGCCTATTGGGGATTCTTTATCGGAATCAAATCGGGTGTG includes:
- a CDS encoding putative LPS assembly protein LptD, whose product is MQRNLFNIVFLTIFLTLGNAKTYSQDLPPKSNPFPAKNQTDSTKIELKDLTKVIDSTKKDSIKPKKALLDGKIRRKALDYEKLDQKKKTITLYNKAEVYYQDIELKSGIIVIDYQKDEVYAGRIKDSLGNLSQRPVFKQGANEVEPDSIRFNLKTKKALVWNSRSQQGEMNIKAAITKKENDSVYFMKGARFTTAKDIDNPEYYFQTDRVKLVPGKKVVVGITNMVIADVPTPIALPFAFFPMSDKARSGLIIPTYNDSNTRGFSLQNGGYYFALSENYDLAILGDYYTNGSYGFRFESSYAKKYKFLGNVNIRFENLIQSERGYPDYSRANNYNIQWSHSKDGKSNPNSRFSASVNLGSSQYFRQSLNQMNVSSGLNNTLSSSISYSKTFNSVPQVNLSLTATHSQNTNTEQINMTLPTLQLSVDRIFPFAPKEGIKKGFFKNINLQYNLRGENRIETTDSLFFKSEMFRDAKVGFQHSIPLSTNFKIFKYFSASTSVNYNEVWYLKTIRKEYDANTNEVVDTDIQGFDAFRTYSFSAGLGTTIYGTFNFGENKKIQAIRHVMRPNVSYSYTPSFEKYYDTYDPNGSGTMLKEYTRFDGGIFGAPGKNMSNNVGFNLSNTFEAKVTDKDSTATEPKKVMLLNNLNFSTSYDITADSLRWSPMRVSGGTQILNQKMNINFAATLDPYAINNSGQRIDTWNIDNGGSLFRMTSANMTLNYSFSSKDMNGDKEKKNEQGKRNGGREDDLFGTNTDLSDRRQSQFEEDDGEEKPPTEFFKYELPWDMTLAYSLTYSNNNREQEITGNSVMISMNTDLTPKWKIGVSTGYDFVQRGVTFTQFRFERDLLSWRMDFNWVPFGDSAYWGFFIGIKSGVLSDIKWDKRSLPDRTLR